The following are from one region of the Flavimobilis soli genome:
- a CDS encoding AAA family ATPase encodes MSRDQVVLVCGVAGAGKSTLARELESDGYVLLSFDQTAWEAGHREHPVPPHVADEVHARLTGRLLSLVADGRDVVVDTSFWSRASRDRYRTVLAPTGVVPVVWFLDVARDVVLARLARRRGAGPDDVLVPPDLAERYLDGFERPTAEEGPVRVLTGG; translated from the coding sequence ATGAGTCGTGACCAGGTCGTCCTCGTGTGCGGCGTCGCGGGCGCCGGCAAGTCGACGCTCGCACGCGAGCTCGAGAGCGACGGCTACGTGCTCCTCTCCTTCGACCAGACGGCGTGGGAGGCAGGCCACCGCGAGCACCCGGTCCCGCCGCACGTCGCCGACGAGGTGCACGCCCGGCTCACCGGGCGCCTGCTGTCGCTCGTCGCAGACGGGCGCGACGTCGTCGTCGACACGTCCTTCTGGTCTCGCGCCTCGCGGGACCGCTACCGCACGGTGCTCGCGCCGACCGGCGTCGTGCCTGTCGTCTGGTTCCTCGACGTCGCGCGCGACGTCGTCCTCGCGCGTCTCGCCCGACGCCGCGGCGCGGGACCTGACGACGTCCTCGTCCCGCCTGACCTTGCCGAGCGGTACCTCGACGGCTTCGAGCGACCCACCGCGGAGGAGGGCCCGGTCAGGGTCCTGACCGGGGGATAG
- a CDS encoding ABC transporter ATP-binding protein, whose protein sequence is MRSIARILAATRVLWPYYTGIVVCSLLTTATALVAPFILKEATDTVVGVATGGPADGVIRTVVWLAVALLVADLLSSTVQNVGGYLGDVMASRMRRMLSTRYYAKLLGLPQRYFDNQVTGAIISRLTRSITEVTGFLNNFANNFFPMLLTVAAVLVISAGYSWPLALLIALVFPVYVGLTALTSKKWQALEAQKNEQVDLAGGRFAEVVGQINVVKSFVAERRELRLFDRRFARTVETTREQSRHWHTMDAIRRAFLNVVFFGIYVILFVGTAQGRFTVGDMVLLIQLVAMAKSPVTMMSYLVDTTQRAIAGSKDYFEVMAEPADRDEPLLLTADALDEGRDDDSPATAVVPVAAADVPDDGPVVEVRNVSFAYEEGAEVLSDVSFTMRRGERVALVSESGGGKTTLVSLLLGFYRPTAGTIRVAGCDVAEQPLTELRRRVAVVFQEAALFSGTVRENIAYGRDGATDEEIVDAATRANAHAFVSAFADGYDSTIGERGLKLSGGQKQRIAVARAMLKDAPILVLDEATSALDTKSERAVQAGLDELMENRTTLIIAHRLSTISSVDTIVTLRDGRVDEIGSPDELATSGGIYAELLSLQASASRKDRKRLRDLGFRA, encoded by the coding sequence GTGCGCAGCATCGCCCGGATCCTGGCCGCCACCCGCGTCCTGTGGCCGTACTACACCGGCATCGTCGTCTGCTCGCTGCTGACGACCGCGACAGCGCTCGTGGCCCCGTTCATCCTCAAGGAAGCGACCGACACGGTCGTGGGCGTCGCGACGGGAGGGCCGGCCGACGGCGTCATCCGCACGGTCGTGTGGCTCGCCGTCGCGCTCCTCGTCGCGGACCTGCTCAGCTCGACCGTGCAGAACGTCGGCGGGTACCTCGGCGACGTCATGGCGTCACGCATGCGCCGCATGCTCTCGACGCGCTACTACGCAAAGCTCCTCGGGCTGCCGCAGCGATACTTCGACAACCAGGTCACCGGCGCGATCATCAGCCGCCTGACCAGGTCGATCACCGAGGTCACGGGCTTCCTCAACAACTTCGCGAACAACTTCTTCCCGATGCTGCTCACGGTCGCGGCCGTCCTCGTGATCAGCGCGGGCTACTCGTGGCCGCTCGCCCTGCTCATTGCCCTCGTCTTCCCCGTGTACGTGGGGCTCACGGCGCTCACGAGCAAGAAGTGGCAGGCGCTCGAGGCGCAGAAGAACGAGCAGGTCGACCTCGCGGGCGGGCGCTTCGCCGAGGTTGTCGGGCAGATCAACGTCGTCAAGAGCTTCGTCGCGGAGCGGCGCGAGCTGCGGCTGTTCGACCGCCGCTTCGCGCGCACCGTCGAGACGACGCGCGAGCAGTCGCGGCACTGGCACACGATGGACGCGATCCGCCGCGCGTTCCTCAACGTCGTGTTCTTCGGGATCTACGTGATCCTCTTCGTCGGCACGGCGCAGGGCCGCTTCACGGTCGGCGACATGGTGCTGCTCATCCAGCTCGTCGCGATGGCGAAGTCGCCGGTGACGATGATGAGCTACCTCGTCGACACGACGCAGCGCGCGATCGCGGGCAGCAAGGACTACTTCGAGGTCATGGCCGAGCCGGCCGACCGCGACGAGCCGCTCCTGCTGACGGCGGACGCGCTCGACGAGGGGCGCGACGACGACAGCCCGGCCACCGCCGTCGTCCCGGTCGCTGCCGCGGACGTGCCCGACGACGGCCCGGTCGTCGAGGTGCGCAACGTGTCCTTCGCGTACGAGGAAGGCGCCGAGGTCCTCTCCGACGTGTCGTTCACGATGCGCCGCGGCGAGCGCGTCGCGCTCGTGAGCGAGAGCGGCGGCGGCAAGACCACGCTCGTGAGCCTGCTGCTCGGCTTCTACCGCCCGACGGCGGGCACGATCCGGGTTGCGGGCTGCGACGTCGCCGAGCAGCCGCTCACCGAGCTGCGCCGCAGGGTCGCTGTCGTGTTCCAGGAGGCCGCCCTGTTCTCGGGGACGGTCCGGGAGAACATCGCGTACGGCCGCGACGGCGCGACGGACGAGGAGATCGTCGACGCCGCGACCCGGGCGAACGCCCACGCGTTCGTCTCGGCGTTCGCGGACGGCTACGACTCGACGATCGGGGAGCGCGGCCTGAAGCTCTCGGGCGGCCAGAAGCAGCGCATCGCGGTCGCGCGGGCGATGCTCAAGGACGCGCCGATCCTCGTCCTCGACGAGGCGACGTCGGCGCTCGACACGAAGTCGGAGCGCGCCGTGCAGGCGGGGCTCGACGAGCTCATGGAGAACCGGACGACGCTGATCATCGCGCACCGCCTGTCGACGATCTCGTCGGTGGACACGATCGTGACGCTGCGCGACGGTCGGGTCGACGAGATCGGCAGCCCGGACGAGCTCGCGACGAGCGGGGGCATCTATGCGGAGCTGCTGAGCCTGCAGGCCTCGGCGTCGCGCAAGGACCGCAAGCGACTGCGGGACCTCGGCTTCCGCGCCTGA
- a CDS encoding alpha/beta fold hydrolase — MKHVEVGLDGARTGYVEIAGEGTPLVLLHGLGAASAPYYAATVASPALAGRHAFLVDLLGFGTSDRPTSFSYSLADQADAVARALAALGLSAVDLVAHSMSGGIAVSSLTAGPTSPGGWCSSSRAWNRRRVPAWTGSPRRSSSAAA, encoded by the coding sequence ATGAAGCACGTCGAGGTAGGCCTGGACGGCGCACGCACGGGATACGTCGAGATCGCCGGCGAGGGAACCCCGCTCGTGCTCCTCCACGGGCTCGGGGCCGCGTCAGCGCCCTACTACGCCGCGACCGTCGCGAGCCCCGCTCTCGCCGGGCGGCACGCCTTCCTCGTCGACCTGCTCGGGTTCGGGACGAGCGACAGGCCCACCTCGTTCAGCTACAGCCTCGCCGACCAGGCCGACGCCGTAGCGCGCGCGCTCGCCGCTCTCGGGCTCTCGGCAGTCGACCTCGTCGCGCACAGCATGAGCGGCGGGATCGCCGTATCCTCGCTGACCGCAGGCCCGACCTCGCCGGGCGGCTGGTGCTCGTCGAGCCGAGCCTGGAACCGACGCCGCGTCCCGGCGTGGACGGGCTCACCGAGGAGGAGTTCGTCCGCAGCGGCTTAG